Proteins encoded together in one Desulfovibrio sp. Huiquan2017 window:
- a CDS encoding Rid family detoxifying hydrolase — protein MEFINDKNGPAPLGHYTDAIRSGNLLFLAGQGPFGKTGELVGSNITEQTEQAMQNLKSLLDSAGLDMTSVVRASVYLTNWDDFAGYNEVYKKYMGAHKPARATVEVSRLAQGALIEMEFTAEFS, from the coding sequence ATGGAATTCATCAACGATAAAAATGGCCCGGCTCCTCTGGGTCACTATACCGACGCCATCCGAAGCGGCAACCTGCTCTTTCTTGCCGGCCAGGGACCTTTCGGGAAAACCGGTGAGTTGGTGGGATCGAACATCACCGAGCAGACCGAGCAAGCCATGCAGAATCTCAAATCCCTCCTGGACTCCGCCGGGCTGGATATGACGAGCGTGGTTCGGGCCTCCGTGTACCTCACCAATTGGGATGATTTCGCGGGCTACAACGAAGTCTACAAGAAGTACATGGGCGCTCACAAACCGGCGCGCGCCACCGTCGAAGTGAGCCGCCTCGCCCAGGGGGCGCTCATCGAAATGGAGTTTACCGCAGAATTCTCTTAA
- a CDS encoding 2-oxoacid:acceptor oxidoreductase family protein — protein sequence MNWRKAMKYKCAFSGSGGQGAALMAKLTCYAGIKENKQVVMTQTYGVEQRGGDSTGFVVLSDTPIGNPIVESDADIGVAMSESIYQATLEGMKDGGTLFVNSSMVKKELTRPEVTQVRLPVSEMAQDMGNVRVANIIMLGAVVKTVGMLGTDAVVAALTDAMGKKKAALLEVNIQALNAGIEAAEKEACK from the coding sequence ATGAATTGGAGAAAAGCGATGAAGTATAAGTGTGCATTTTCAGGTTCCGGCGGCCAGGGGGCTGCTCTGATGGCGAAGCTCACTTGCTACGCGGGCATCAAGGAAAACAAGCAGGTTGTCATGACCCAGACCTACGGGGTCGAGCAGCGCGGTGGTGATTCCACGGGCTTCGTCGTCCTTTCCGATACCCCCATCGGCAATCCCATTGTCGAATCCGACGCGGATATCGGCGTGGCCATGAGCGAAAGCATCTACCAGGCCACCTTGGAAGGCATGAAGGACGGCGGCACGCTGTTCGTGAACAGCTCCATGGTCAAGAAGGAACTGACCCGGCCCGAGGTGACACAAGTGCGCCTGCCGGTTTCCGAGATGGCTCAGGACATGGGCAATGTGCGGGTGGCCAACATCATCATGCTGGGCGCCGTGGTCAAGACCGTCGGCATGCTGGGCACCGACGCCGTCGTTGCCGCGCTTACCGACGCCATGGGCAAGAAAAAGGCCGCGTTACTCGAAGTGAACATCCAGGCCCTGAACGCCGGCATCGAAGCCGCGGAAAAGGAGGCTTGCAAATGA
- a CDS encoding proline--tRNA ligase, giving the protein MRLSRYYVPTLKESPADAEVISHKLLLRAGMIRKLTSGIYCYLPLGLRSINKVSQIVREEMSRAGALEVLLPMVQPASLWQETGRWDYYGKELLRFNDRHDRDYCLGPTHEEVITDLVRGETRSYKQLPLNLYQIQTKFRDEIRPRFGLMRGREFIMKDGYSFDRDEKGAEESYRAMFEAYKKTFARIGLRFKPVQADSGAIGGDFSHEFMVLAKTGEDTLASCTACEFAANLEKARVTVPEGEDMTRADCPTLERVAAADARTIDKACAALGTSPDKFIKALLLVVDGDRPVAALVRGDRELNEVKLRNLVGGNDIEFADAAVIRRLTGASGEFAGPVGLAEDIPMYADNELRLATDWTARDNAPDTLLRHLSLGRDCRIDKFADLRTIEPSDPCPECGGAIEFTEGIEVGHVFKLGLKYSAKMDATFLDENGDSKPMVMGCYGIGVSRIVAAAIEQNNDENGCCFPPSIAPYEVCLISLAGADEDVAAKAEELYANITDMGVDVAFDERGERPGVKFAEADLVGYPMQLVLGGKSFEKGIIEAKDRKTSEKTELPLDGFAEAFAAWRAEVWSRWGLEL; this is encoded by the coding sequence ATGCGTCTTTCCCGCTACTACGTCCCCACTCTCAAAGAGAGCCCGGCCGATGCCGAGGTGATCTCCCACAAGTTGTTGCTGCGCGCGGGAATGATCCGCAAGCTGACCAGCGGCATTTACTGCTATCTGCCGCTCGGGCTGCGCTCCATCAACAAGGTTTCACAGATCGTGCGCGAGGAGATGAGCCGCGCCGGGGCGCTGGAGGTCCTGTTGCCCATGGTCCAACCCGCCAGCCTCTGGCAGGAGACCGGGCGATGGGACTATTACGGCAAAGAATTGCTTCGTTTCAACGACCGGCACGACCGCGACTATTGTCTTGGACCAACGCACGAGGAAGTCATCACCGACTTGGTGCGCGGCGAGACCCGATCCTATAAGCAATTGCCCCTCAACCTGTACCAGATCCAAACCAAATTTCGGGACGAGATACGGCCCCGCTTCGGTCTCATGCGCGGCCGCGAGTTCATCATGAAGGACGGCTACTCCTTCGACAGGGACGAGAAAGGTGCCGAAGAATCCTATCGGGCCATGTTCGAGGCCTACAAGAAGACGTTCGCCCGCATCGGCCTTCGCTTCAAACCTGTTCAGGCGGACTCCGGGGCCATAGGGGGAGATTTCTCCCACGAATTCATGGTATTGGCAAAGACCGGCGAGGACACGCTCGCGTCCTGCACCGCCTGCGAATTCGCCGCCAACCTGGAAAAGGCCCGCGTGACCGTGCCCGAAGGCGAGGACATGACCCGCGCCGACTGCCCGACACTGGAGCGCGTGGCCGCTGCAGACGCCCGCACCATTGACAAAGCCTGTGCCGCGCTCGGCACATCCCCGGACAAGTTCATCAAGGCGTTGCTCCTGGTCGTGGACGGCGACAGGCCTGTAGCAGCCCTGGTGCGCGGGGATCGGGAGCTCAACGAGGTCAAGCTGCGCAACCTGGTCGGCGGCAACGACATCGAGTTCGCGGACGCGGCCGTGATCCGTCGGCTGACCGGAGCGTCCGGGGAGTTCGCCGGTCCCGTGGGTCTCGCCGAAGACATTCCCATGTATGCGGACAACGAGCTGCGCCTGGCGACCGATTGGACGGCCCGCGACAATGCGCCGGACACCCTCCTTCGCCACCTTTCCCTGGGCCGCGACTGCCGGATCGATAAATTTGCGGACCTGCGCACCATCGAACCCTCCGATCCCTGCCCGGAATGCGGGGGGGCCATCGAGTTTACCGAAGGAATCGAAGTGGGACACGTCTTCAAGCTGGGCCTCAAATATTCCGCCAAGATGGATGCCACGTTCCTGGATGAGAACGGCGACAGCAAGCCCATGGTCATGGGCTGTTACGGAATCGGGGTTTCGCGCATCGTGGCTGCGGCCATCGAACAGAACAACGATGAGAACGGCTGTTGTTTCCCGCCGTCCATCGCCCCCTACGAAGTCTGCCTGATCTCCCTGGCGGGCGCGGATGAGGACGTGGCGGCCAAGGCCGAGGAACTCTACGCGAACATCACGGACATGGGTGTGGACGTGGCCTTTGATGAGCGCGGGGAGCGCCCAGGCGTCAAGTTCGCCGAAGCAGATCTGGTGGGTTATCCCATGCAGCTCGTTCTGGGCGGAAAAAGCTTCGAAAAAGGAATCATCGAGGCCAAGGACCGAAAAACCAGTGAGAAAACGGAGCTGCCGCTGGATGGTTTTGCCGAGGCTTTCGCAGCCTGGCGCGCGGAGGTCTGGTCCCGGTGGGGGCTGGAGCTGTAG
- a CDS encoding thiamine pyrophosphate-dependent enzyme gives MQTLADYYGKTLKFDKLTSYCPGCGHGIVTRLVAETIESMGIREKTMSVVGIGCGGFSHHYLEVDAIEAIHGRAPATAIGYKIAMPDHVVFTYQGDGDTSAIGLHEIMHAANRGMPITCIMVNNSVFGMTGGQMSPTTIPGQVTTTTTKGRDVHIHGYPLLVPEMMRAMKGVAYLARETVVDVKSINRAAKSIRNAFECQVKGLGFAFVEVISPCPTGLHLSVPDAYAYAAKETLSYFKPQVFKNELEKSDEV, from the coding sequence ATGCAGACATTAGCAGATTATTACGGCAAAACGCTGAAATTCGACAAGCTCACCAGTTATTGCCCCGGTTGCGGGCACGGCATCGTCACCCGCCTGGTGGCCGAGACCATCGAATCCATGGGAATCCGGGAAAAGACCATGTCCGTGGTCGGCATCGGCTGCGGCGGCTTTTCCCACCATTATCTGGAAGTCGACGCCATCGAGGCCATCCACGGGCGCGCTCCGGCCACGGCCATCGGCTACAAGATCGCCATGCCCGACCACGTCGTTTTCACCTACCAGGGCGACGGCGACACAAGCGCCATCGGCCTGCATGAAATCATGCATGCGGCCAACCGCGGCATGCCCATCACCTGCATCATGGTCAACAACTCCGTGTTCGGCATGACCGGCGGACAGATGTCTCCCACGACCATCCCCGGACAGGTGACCACCACCACGACCAAGGGACGCGACGTCCATATCCACGGCTATCCGCTGCTGGTGCCGGAGATGATGCGGGCAATGAAAGGCGTCGCCTACCTCGCCCGGGAAACCGTCGTCGACGTGAAGAGCATCAACCGGGCCGCCAAGAGCATCCGCAACGCCTTCGAATGTCAGGTCAAGGGCCTGGGCTTCGCCTTCGTGGAAGTCATCTCGCCCTGTCCGACCGGGCTCCATCTGTCGGTGCCCGACGCCTACGCCTACGCCGCCAAAGAAACCCTCAGCTACTTCAAACCTCAAGTTTTCAAAAATGAATTGGAGAAAAGCGATGAAGTATAA
- a CDS encoding IclR family transcriptional regulator, giving the protein MVKTEKKYYEISAITKCCLLIEKLSTQKTWELADLSRAMGLPKTTVHRMLLTLVDNGYVYQEKERGEYSLTFKLFSMGSKVLRHSSVVDVARPYCRELLGAVDETVNLCVASGTEMLVVDKQVTSQMLRQDSIIGSSFPLFQSASGKIFLAFAEEEEAERVLNLIREQSPQRDIDRALPGLRSELEEVRRTGLAYDYEEVFKGVRCTAVPIFDFQNRLVATLSVSAPTVRLNEVTSANIERNIIRAAIGISQRLGASPAILPFNIAG; this is encoded by the coding sequence GTGGTTAAAACCGAAAAAAAATATTATGAAATCAGTGCGATTACGAAATGTTGTCTGCTGATTGAGAAGCTGTCGACCCAGAAAACCTGGGAGCTTGCCGATCTCAGTCGGGCTATGGGACTTCCCAAGACCACCGTACACCGCATGTTGCTGACCCTGGTGGACAACGGGTATGTCTATCAGGAAAAGGAGCGCGGCGAATACAGCCTGACTTTCAAGCTCTTCTCCATGGGGAGCAAGGTGCTGCGCCATTCCAGCGTGGTTGACGTGGCGCGGCCCTATTGCCGGGAACTCCTCGGTGCCGTGGACGAGACCGTCAACCTCTGCGTCGCCTCGGGCACGGAAATGCTCGTGGTGGACAAGCAGGTCACCTCCCAGATGCTCCGGCAGGACTCCATCATCGGCAGTTCCTTCCCTCTGTTTCAATCCGCATCCGGCAAGATTTTTCTCGCCTTTGCAGAGGAAGAGGAGGCCGAAAGAGTGCTCAATCTCATTCGCGAACAATCCCCGCAACGGGACATAGACCGCGCACTGCCGGGCCTGCGTTCGGAATTGGAGGAAGTGCGTCGGACCGGTCTCGCCTACGATTATGAAGAGGTCTTCAAGGGTGTCCGCTGCACGGCGGTGCCCATTTTCGATTTTCAGAACAGGCTCGTGGCCACTCTCAGCGTCTCGGCTCCGACGGTACGCCTGAACGAAGTCACCAGCGCCAACATCGAGCGGAACATCATCCGGGCCGCGATCGGCATCTCCCAACGCCTCGGGGCCTCTCCCGCCATCCTGCCCTTCAATATCGCCGGCTAG
- the vorB gene encoding 3-methyl-2-oxobutanoate dehydrogenase subunit VorB has translation MKETLFLKNTEAFAESMIRCGIRCHFAYPITPATDVMKYTSRMLPEVGGRMVQMESELAVSNALAGYACAGKLGATSSSGPGMTLMQEAIGFMAAGELPCIMLDAMRVGPGDGDIIGAQSTYFQATRGGGHGDYRVIVLAPSCGQEIAELMPQGIKLALTYRNPVLFVVDGVTCQMTETTTFDEPYDYTADFDTSDWAYTGTADHPKRFLLTGSYTHEQGYEMNERMRRKYAEIAEKEQMWEQEEVDDAEVLVVAFGIHGRMCKDLVESFRAQGKRVGFIRPITLWPFPNKAFENIPASVKSILVVEMNHGQMVDDVRLAVNGRVPVHFLGKTGGDIPMCTLADMTREASKLLEGE, from the coding sequence ATGAAAGAAACATTGTTTTTGAAAAACACGGAAGCGTTCGCCGAAAGCATGATTCGCTGCGGGATACGTTGCCACTTTGCCTATCCGATTACTCCGGCGACGGACGTCATGAAATATACGTCCAGGATGTTGCCCGAAGTCGGCGGCCGCATGGTGCAGATGGAAAGCGAACTGGCGGTATCCAACGCGCTGGCGGGCTACGCCTGTGCAGGCAAACTGGGCGCCACGTCCTCTTCGGGACCGGGCATGACGCTGATGCAGGAAGCCATCGGCTTCATGGCGGCGGGCGAACTGCCCTGTATCATGCTCGACGCCATGCGCGTCGGCCCCGGCGACGGTGACATCATCGGTGCGCAAAGCACCTATTTCCAGGCGACCCGCGGCGGCGGGCATGGCGACTACCGCGTCATCGTACTCGCCCCCTCATGCGGGCAGGAAATCGCCGAACTCATGCCCCAGGGCATCAAGCTGGCGCTGACCTACCGCAACCCGGTCCTTTTCGTGGTTGACGGCGTCACCTGCCAGATGACCGAAACGACGACTTTCGACGAGCCGTACGACTACACGGCGGACTTCGACACCTCGGATTGGGCCTACACCGGCACGGCGGATCATCCCAAGCGTTTCCTCCTGACCGGCAGCTACACGCATGAGCAGGGCTACGAGATGAACGAACGCATGCGCCGCAAGTATGCGGAAATCGCGGAAAAAGAGCAGATGTGGGAGCAGGAGGAAGTGGACGACGCCGAAGTGTTGGTCGTCGCCTTCGGCATCCACGGCCGCATGTGCAAGGACCTGGTGGAATCGTTTCGGGCGCAGGGCAAGCGCGTGGGCTTTATCCGTCCCATCACGCTCTGGCCCTTCCCCAACAAGGCCTTCGAGAACATCCCCGCTTCGGTCAAGTCGATCCTGGTCGTGGAAATGAATCACGGACAGATGGTCGACGATGTGCGCCTGGCCGTAAACGGGAGAGTGCCGGTGCACTTCCTGGGCAAGACCGGCGGCGACATCCCCATGTGCACCTTGGCGGACATGACCCGTGAAGCCAGCAAACTGCTTGAGGGAGAGTAG
- a CDS encoding acetate--CoA ligase, which yields MSDLNPLFRPKSVALIGASSDPKKYGYWTAKGLIDSKFTGDLYFISRTAAADILGKKPYASISDVPGPVDMAIVGISPKYILPVIQECADKGVKALVVVATGFGETGPEGKELEKKIVAIAQKAGMRIQGPNCMGIFSSPVHLNASTIDLADGPMGLVLQSGNFGIDINFNAKTRGIGYSAWASIGNQMDLRFADFVEYMGQDDATRVVMMYMEGLRVASVDDGRNFLHNARLATLKKPLSAIKIGRSQAGARAAASHTGSLAGSEKIFDAALNQAGVVRVETPQELLDVGEAFARCKKPKGNRIAILTDGGGHGVMATDMAEPLGLDAFVLSEETQKKLRAILMPHCPIKNPVDLAGTPEHDMWVFDRCAEVLLADPEVDGLVIAGLYGGYCDFSEEFRQMEMDVAKSLVERANNSDKPVLMHSMYYAQQPESLTYIRKHGFPVYGSIDSAMRAMGALVGFNSRQEKIKEELAATPPQLPEDRKSKVDAIFKTVRSQNRINLVETEAREVLRAYGFDLPNHLLATSPDEAAKLFTEMGADKVVMKIVSPDILHKTDAGGVILHVDSTAKAREAYNQLIANGRAYKADADVFGVMLTPMLPGGIECIIGSSYDSTFGPSVMFGLGGIFVEVLKDVSFRVAPVNTPEAGRMIREIKGYPMLTGVRGQSGANVPALEEGVSRLSYMVAELSSDVAEVDLNPVFATENGIEIVDARIVLHPTENK from the coding sequence ATGTCTGATTTGAATCCTCTTTTTCGACCCAAGAGCGTTGCGCTGATCGGCGCTTCTTCGGATCCGAAAAAATACGGGTACTGGACCGCAAAGGGCTTGATCGACAGCAAGTTCACCGGCGATCTGTACTTCATCTCCAGGACTGCCGCGGCCGATATTCTGGGCAAGAAACCCTATGCCAGCATTTCCGATGTCCCGGGTCCCGTGGATATGGCCATCGTCGGCATTTCCCCCAAATATATTCTGCCCGTCATCCAGGAGTGCGCCGACAAGGGTGTCAAGGCCCTGGTCGTGGTCGCCACCGGCTTCGGCGAGACCGGCCCCGAGGGCAAGGAACTGGAAAAAAAGATCGTCGCCATCGCCCAAAAGGCCGGCATGCGGATCCAGGGTCCCAACTGCATGGGCATCTTCAGCTCGCCCGTCCACCTCAACGCCAGCACCATCGATCTGGCCGACGGCCCCATGGGTCTGGTACTCCAGAGCGGCAACTTCGGCATCGACATCAACTTCAACGCCAAAACTCGGGGCATCGGCTACAGCGCCTGGGCCAGCATCGGCAATCAGATGGACCTGCGCTTTGCGGACTTCGTGGAGTACATGGGCCAGGACGATGCCACCCGCGTGGTCATGATGTATATGGAAGGGCTCCGCGTCGCCTCCGTGGACGACGGCCGGAACTTTCTGCACAACGCCCGCCTGGCCACGCTCAAGAAACCCCTCTCCGCCATCAAGATCGGTCGCAGCCAGGCCGGAGCCCGCGCCGCGGCATCGCACACGGGCTCCCTGGCCGGCAGCGAGAAGATCTTTGATGCCGCCCTCAACCAAGCCGGCGTCGTCCGGGTCGAGACGCCGCAGGAACTCCTGGATGTCGGCGAGGCCTTTGCCCGCTGCAAGAAGCCCAAGGGCAACCGCATCGCCATCCTGACCGACGGCGGCGGCCATGGCGTCATGGCCACGGACATGGCCGAACCCCTAGGCCTGGACGCCTTCGTGCTTTCCGAGGAGACCCAGAAGAAGCTGCGCGCCATCCTCATGCCCCATTGCCCGATCAAGAACCCCGTTGATCTCGCGGGCACGCCTGAGCACGACATGTGGGTCTTCGACCGTTGCGCCGAAGTGCTGCTGGCCGATCCCGAGGTCGATGGCCTGGTCATCGCCGGTCTCTACGGCGGCTACTGCGACTTCTCCGAGGAATTCCGCCAGATGGAGATGGATGTGGCCAAGAGCCTGGTCGAGCGGGCGAACAATTCGGACAAGCCGGTGCTCATGCACTCCATGTACTACGCCCAACAGCCCGAAAGCCTGACCTACATCCGCAAGCACGGCTTCCCGGTTTACGGCTCCATTGATTCCGCCATGCGGGCGATGGGCGCCCTGGTCGGCTTCAACTCCCGCCAGGAAAAGATCAAGGAAGAGCTGGCGGCCACCCCGCCGCAGCTTCCCGAAGACCGCAAGTCCAAGGTCGACGCCATCTTCAAGACCGTCCGGTCCCAGAATCGGATCAACCTGGTGGAGACCGAAGCCCGCGAAGTGCTGCGCGCATACGGCTTTGACCTGCCGAACCATCTCCTGGCCACCAGCCCGGACGAGGCGGCCAAGCTATTCACCGAGATGGGCGCCGACAAGGTGGTCATGAAGATTGTCTCTCCCGATATCCTGCACAAGACCGACGCCGGCGGCGTCATCCTGCATGTCGACAGCACGGCCAAGGCCCGGGAGGCCTACAACCAGCTTATCGCCAACGGCCGGGCCTACAAGGCCGACGCCGACGTCTTCGGCGTGATGCTGACCCCCATGCTGCCCGGCGGCATAGAATGCATCATCGGCAGCAGCTATGACAGCACCTTCGGGCCCTCGGTCATGTTCGGTCTCGGCGGCATTTTCGTCGAAGTCCTCAAGGACGTGTCCTTCCGGGTCGCTCCGGTGAACACCCCCGAAGCGGGCCGCATGATCCGCGAGATCAAGGGATATCCGATGCTGACGGGCGTCCGCGGCCAGTCCGGCGCCAACGTGCCCGCCCTGGAGGAAGGCGTCAGCCGTCTATCCTACATGGTCGCCGAACTGTCGTCCGATGTGGCCGAAGTGGACTTGAACCCCGTGTTCGCAACGGAAAACGGCATCGAAATCGTGGACGCACGGATCGTACTGCATCCCACGGAAAACAAATAA
- a CDS encoding MFS transporter yields the protein MEGREMGCGSLTELCDNAPLNSFHKRLAFYSSGGPFLDGYVMGMIGIALVQITPYMNLSVFWEGMLGASTMAGMFLGGFTGGWVTDKYGRQLLYTLDLIALGLCSVLQFWAETPFYLFVIRFLLGVAVGADYPIATALMAEFTPKKYRGPFIGGLVVMWAFGVTVAYVVGSIMLPYSPDAWRWMLASAALPATLFLFMRRHTPESPRWLIKQQRYEEARAVFKLVYDATVPLKTIKSMDVSTKTASVRQLFKSGYGTRMLFIAVFWTCAILPMYSVYAFAPKILAALGLNHDHGTMSSVVTTVIFMFGCLLPLPLINKMGRRSSLLHSFFWSAVALFLLGLFTNANPFLILLLFSVYALATGCSQNLQFVYPNELFPTEIRASAVGLASSLSRIGAAIGTYFVPLSLERLGISGTVWAAAFITAIGYLVSLKMAPETKHCTLEEAACCPEPGASVYLEPSSSASEAR from the coding sequence ATGGAGGGAAGAGAGATGGGCTGTGGATCATTAACCGAACTTTGCGACAATGCGCCTCTGAACAGTTTTCACAAGCGCCTGGCCTTTTATTCGTCGGGGGGACCGTTCCTGGATGGATATGTGATGGGCATGATCGGCATCGCCCTGGTGCAAATAACCCCGTACATGAACCTGTCGGTCTTTTGGGAAGGGATGCTCGGGGCGTCCACCATGGCGGGCATGTTTCTGGGAGGCTTCACCGGCGGCTGGGTGACGGACAAATACGGCCGCCAGTTGCTGTATACCCTCGACCTGATCGCGCTCGGCCTTTGTTCGGTTCTCCAGTTCTGGGCCGAAACGCCCTTTTATCTCTTCGTCATCCGGTTCCTGCTCGGTGTCGCCGTCGGCGCCGACTACCCCATCGCCACGGCGCTCATGGCCGAGTTCACCCCGAAGAAATATCGCGGTCCCTTCATCGGCGGACTCGTGGTCATGTGGGCCTTCGGCGTGACTGTCGCCTACGTTGTCGGAAGCATCATGCTGCCCTACAGCCCCGACGCGTGGCGCTGGATGCTCGCCAGCGCGGCGCTTCCCGCGACGCTGTTCCTGTTCATGCGGAGGCATACCCCTGAATCACCCCGCTGGCTCATCAAGCAGCAGCGTTATGAAGAGGCCCGCGCGGTGTTCAAGCTGGTGTATGACGCCACTGTTCCCTTGAAAACGATCAAGTCGATGGACGTATCGACCAAGACCGCCAGCGTCCGGCAACTGTTCAAGTCGGGCTACGGCACCCGCATGCTGTTCATCGCCGTCTTTTGGACGTGCGCGATCCTGCCGATGTACTCGGTATACGCCTTTGCGCCGAAGATCCTGGCTGCCCTGGGGCTCAACCACGACCACGGCACCATGAGCTCGGTGGTCACCACCGTCATCTTCATGTTCGGGTGTCTCCTCCCCCTGCCGCTCATCAACAAGATGGGCCGCCGCTCCTCCCTGCTGCACAGTTTCTTCTGGTCGGCCGTGGCCTTATTCCTCCTCGGCCTTTTCACGAACGCCAACCCCTTCCTCATCCTGTTGCTGTTCTCGGTTTACGCCCTGGCCACGGGATGTTCCCAGAATTTGCAGTTCGTTTATCCCAACGAGCTGTTTCCGACGGAGATCCGGGCCTCGGCCGTCGGCCTGGCCTCATCCTTGAGCCGGATAGGGGCGGCCATCGGCACCTATTTCGTGCCTTTGTCCCTCGAAAGGCTGGGTATCAGCGGAACGGTATGGGCGGCGGCGTTCATTACGGCAATCGGCTACCT
- a CDS encoding 4Fe-4S dicluster domain-containing protein, which translates to MSESSTKNVPESMAASFPEEQREKEQPPEKKLVVSRRKMLGFLGIQIAAGALAVTEVVAAPKNFRPECTNRGITPEQLPNARAWLMTNPTTCVGCRTCEIVCSLSHDGICQPNIARIHTVYDPLHSLSKLCAMPYACKQCNMADCYLACEYDALVLDKKTGARVIDPEKCQACGECLAACPWDMVVHNEAKDTYSKCDLCGGDPQCVKYCPADAIKFIELG; encoded by the coding sequence GTGAGCGAGAGTTCAACCAAAAACGTGCCTGAGTCCATGGCGGCGTCTTTTCCCGAAGAACAAAGGGAAAAGGAGCAGCCGCCCGAGAAGAAGCTGGTCGTCAGCCGTAGAAAGATGCTGGGGTTTCTGGGCATCCAGATAGCCGCGGGAGCTCTGGCCGTCACCGAGGTTGTGGCCGCGCCCAAGAACTTCCGGCCGGAGTGCACCAATCGGGGCATCACCCCCGAGCAGCTTCCCAACGCCCGGGCCTGGCTCATGACCAACCCGACCACCTGCGTGGGCTGCCGGACCTGCGAGATTGTCTGCTCCCTGTCCCATGACGGCATCTGTCAGCCGAACATTGCCCGCATTCACACCGTGTACGATCCCCTGCATTCTCTGAGCAAGCTGTGCGCCATGCCCTATGCGTGCAAGCAGTGCAACATGGCGGACTGTTATCTGGCCTGTGAGTACGACGCCCTGGTCCTGGACAAGAAGACCGGGGCCCGGGTCATTGATCCCGAGAAGTGCCAGGCCTGCGGCGAATGTTTGGCGGCCTGTCCCTGGGACATGGTGGTCCACAACGAGGCCAAGGACACCTACAGCAAGTGCGACCTCTGCGGCGGCGACCCGCAATGCGTGAAGTATTGCCCGGCCGACGCGATCAAGTTCATTGAACTGGGATAA
- a CDS encoding 4Fe-4S binding protein, protein MSKKMKLHLIESVRCKSCGLCVEACPKQTLAIGSDLNPQGYAYVIQVAPEKCIKCNVCRIVCPDVAIGVIEAN, encoded by the coding sequence ATGAGCAAGAAAATGAAACTGCATTTGATCGAGAGCGTGCGTTGCAAGTCTTGCGGCCTGTGTGTCGAGGCGTGTCCCAAGCAAACCCTCGCCATCGGTTCCGATTTGAACCCCCAGGGCTATGCCTACGTGATCCAGGTGGCTCCCGAGAAATGCATCAAGTGCAATGTCTGCCGGATTGTCTGCCCCGATGTCGCCATCGGCGTCATCGAAGCAAACTAA